Proteins from one Rosa chinensis cultivar Old Blush chromosome 7, RchiOBHm-V2, whole genome shotgun sequence genomic window:
- the LOC112177433 gene encoding uncharacterized protein LOC112177433 translates to MAIEQENLTLQEHESAERDFQRKGKATAGSSKASGNRGGFWKRQRTNQQAPARAAAAPARVAPNRPVVNPKCFNCNEMGHVARDCTKPKNLACFTCGQTGHFSRDCTQQRRGQGNQQRHLPPGNARVFAIGLTPRPLARSLCVISPLGVSLELDKFCDACPIVIGGKEFTAALIVLADHKSDTALRAGFLAHVESVSCTAVMAEISVVSEYSDVFQEIPGLPPRREVDFAIDVIPGTAPLRLCVDYRQLNKVTIKNRYPLPRIDDLFDQLKEAAVFSKIDLRSGYHQLRVKDDDVPKTAFRTRYGHFEFVVMPFGLTNAPAAFMDLMNRMFSPYMDKFVVVFVDDILVYSKTLEDHDKHLRIVLQLLREKELFAKFEKCEEWLMLETASEFDLVQVGIENGSFLGSITVQPALISRNIQGQTEDEFSSAKLVELCRFEKETC, encoded by the exons atggccattgagcaggagaacttgaCTCTCCAAGAACACGAATCGGCTGAGagggatttccaaagaaagggaaaggcaactgcggGGAGCAGTAAAGCATCTGGGAATCGAGGTGGATTCTGGAAAAGACAGAGGACTAATCAGCAGGCAccagctagggctgcagctgcacctgCTAGGGTTGCACCTAATAGGCCAGTGGTGAACCcgaagtgtttcaattgcaatgagatgggccatgttgctcgagATTGCACGAAACCTAAGAACTTGGCATGCTTCACATGTGGCCAGACGGGGcacttctcaagggattgtacccagcagcgTAGGGGACAAGGGAATCAGCAGAGGCATCTACCTCCGGGAAAtgctagggtgtttgctattg gtTTAACTCCTAGGCCTCTTGCTAGATCCTTGTGTGTTATTTCCCCACTTGGTGTTTCCCTTGAGCTTGATAAGTTTTGTGATGCTTGTCCAATTGTGATTGGTGGTAAGGAGTTTACCGCGGCCTTGATTGTGTTAGCAGATCATAA GTCAGATACTGCTTTAAGGGcaggattcttagctcatgtGGAGTCAGTGAGTTGTACGGCGGTTATGGCAGAGATTTCTGTGGTTTCCGAGTACAGTGATGTATTTCAGGAGATACCAGGATTACCTCCGAGGAGGGAAGTGGATTTTGCTATTgatgtgataccaggtactgcACCT ctgaggttgtgtgtggattatcggcagttgaacaaggtgacgattaagaataggtaccctttacctaggattgatgacttgttcgaccagcttaaggaagctgctgtattctcgaagattgatttgagatccggatatcaccagttgagggtgaaagatgatgatgttcctaagactgcttttaggactaggtatggacactttgagtttgttgtcatgccttttggtttaaccaatgcacctgcagcctttatggacttgatgaaccgtatgttcagtccgtacatggataagtttgtggtagtgttcgtggatgatattttggtttattccaagacgttggaggaccatgataagcatctgcggattgtgctacaacttttgagagaaaaggaattgtttgcgaaattcgagaagtgcgaa GAGTGGCTTATGTTGGAgactgcatctgagtttgaccttgtGCAAGTAGGAATTGAAAATGGGAGTTTCCTTGGAAGTATCACGGTACAGCCTGCCCTGATTTCCAGGAACATTCAAGGTCAGACAGAGGATGAGTTCTCAAGTGCGAAGTTGGTAGAGTTATGCAGATTTGAGAAGGAGACATGTTGA